One region of Oceanibaculum indicum P24 genomic DNA includes:
- the cydD gene encoding thiol reductant ABC exporter subunit CydD has product MSDRPKRTHLDQLVGAEGAGARRAARMEVLAALLWIPAAALLAMAIDGLVFATSGADDLPFYLAGFLAIALLRGLLVMQATRLADRSSLRVQGRLRDALASALARQSPFDTGRVATGQAAATLTDHVAALGPWLTRYQPSRLKVMLVPAIIALAVLPVSWAASIALLLAGPLIPIFMALIGQRVRIASERQLSELGTMNAYLLDRLQGLTTIRLLGAGGQALARLEQAAQALRIGTMRVLRLAFLSSAVLELFAAVGVALVAVYVGFSLLGYLQFGAYDAPLTLAEGLFILLLAPDFFLPMREFAASYHDRATAEAAGKAIAGILESDRPALLGEGAAAVPLNGPARIRLTGARFGYDGTRPVLAGLDLDIPSGEKLALVGPSGSGKSTILALIAGLLRADAGSVEVAGQALTDETADGWRARLAWVGQRPYFLHGSLRRNLTLGHPDRALGEIADALQLASAESVVARLPRGDATLLGEAGQGISGGEGQRLAVARAALRGADIILADEPTAHLDAETAQAVADGLFRLAEGRTLILATHDEALAARCDRIVRLHP; this is encoded by the coding sequence ATGAGCGACAGGCCGAAGCGCACCCATCTGGATCAACTCGTCGGGGCGGAAGGAGCCGGCGCCCGCCGGGCGGCCCGCATGGAGGTGCTGGCGGCACTGCTGTGGATTCCGGCGGCGGCCCTGCTCGCCATGGCGATTGACGGGTTGGTCTTCGCCACCAGCGGGGCGGATGATCTGCCGTTCTACCTGGCCGGCTTTCTGGCCATCGCCCTGCTGCGCGGCCTGCTGGTGATGCAGGCCACGCGGCTGGCGGATCGCTCTTCGCTGCGGGTGCAGGGCCGGCTGCGCGACGCACTGGCCAGCGCGCTGGCGCGGCAGTCGCCCTTTGATACCGGCCGCGTGGCGACGGGCCAGGCCGCCGCGACGCTGACCGACCATGTGGCGGCGCTCGGTCCCTGGCTGACGCGCTATCAGCCCTCCCGGCTGAAGGTGATGCTGGTGCCGGCCATCATCGCGCTGGCGGTGCTGCCGGTGTCCTGGGCGGCGTCTATCGCCTTGCTTCTGGCGGGGCCACTGATCCCGATCTTCATGGCGTTGATCGGCCAGCGGGTGCGGATCGCCAGCGAGCGGCAGCTCTCCGAACTGGGTACGATGAATGCCTATCTGCTGGACCGGCTGCAGGGGCTGACCACAATCCGTCTGCTGGGGGCGGGCGGTCAGGCGCTTGCCCGTCTGGAGCAGGCCGCGCAGGCCTTACGCATCGGCACCATGCGGGTGCTGCGGCTGGCCTTCCTGTCCTCGGCAGTGCTGGAGCTGTTTGCGGCCGTCGGCGTGGCGCTGGTGGCGGTCTATGTCGGCTTCAGCCTGCTGGGCTATCTGCAGTTCGGCGCCTATGATGCGCCGCTGACGCTGGCCGAGGGCCTGTTCATCCTGCTGCTGGCACCGGATTTTTTTCTGCCGATGCGGGAATTCGCCGCCAGCTATCACGACCGCGCCACCGCCGAGGCTGCTGGCAAGGCAATTGCCGGCATTCTGGAATCCGACAGGCCGGCGCTGCTGGGCGAGGGCGCGGCGGCGGTGCCCCTGAACGGTCCGGCACGCATCCGTCTGACCGGTGCGCGATTCGGCTATGACGGCACCCGCCCGGTGCTGGCAGGGCTCGACCTTGATATCCCGTCCGGCGAAAAGCTGGCGCTGGTCGGGCCCAGCGGGTCGGGCAAGTCCACGATTCTGGCACTCATCGCCGGATTGCTGCGCGCCGATGCCGGGAGCGTGGAGGTCGCCGGGCAGGCGCTGACCGACGAGACCGCCGATGGTTGGCGGGCGCGGCTGGCCTGGGTCGGGCAGCGGCCTTACTTCCTGCATGGCAGCCTGCGCCGGAATCTGACGCTGGGGCATCCGGATCGTGCTCTGGGTGAGATTGCCGACGCTCTGCAGCTTGCCTCGGCCGAGTCTGTGGTGGCGCGGCTGCCGCGTGGAGATGCCACCTTGCTGGGGGAAGCCGGGCAGGGCATCTCCGGCGGGGAGGGGCAAAGGCTGGCAGTCGCCCGTGCCGCGCTGCGTGGGGCGGACATTATCCTGGCCGATGAGCCGACAGCGCATCTGGATGCGGAAACCGCCCAGGCTGTGGCGGACGGGCTGTTCCGGCTGGCCGAGGGGCGCACGCTCATCCTTGCCACCCATGACGAGGCGCTGGCCGCGCGCTGCGACCGGATCGTGAGGCTGCATCCGTGA
- the cydX gene encoding cytochrome bd-I oxidase subunit CydX: MWYFAWVLGLPLAAAFAILNAMWFELMEEDRKKENPDIS; the protein is encoded by the coding sequence ATGTGGTATTTCGCCTGGGTGCTGGGCCTGCCGCTTGCCGCGGCCTTCGCCATCCTGAACGCGATGTGGTTCGAGCTGATGGAAGAAGACCGTAAGAAAGAAAACCCTGATATATCCTGA
- the cydC gene encoding thiol reductant ABC exporter subunit CydC — protein sequence MRALRAILGLFWRKDRLWFLIGLALAIVSLVAGIGLLALAGWFIAATALAGAAGLGLAFNFFSPSAGIRFLAILRTAGRYGERLATHEATLRFLANLRVTVFANLLSRDFAQLAQIRGGDFLQRLTGDIDLLDALYLRLAVPLLTALTVIVALVGLLLIFDPWLALGGGALLGLAGILLPALQGYATRRAARRLNAGERALRLRTVDLSRGQVELAMAGRLAAQRDGIAKAHAMAESAALDISRRESLAGASLFVAGQSALAFALWRGAVLLRDGVIDGALLAMILLLVLGATEALGLLRRGLLELGRTILAARRVGPYTKEGDQQPVSSGLVPEGPLRLEGLAFRYAPDRRPVLEGITADINPGEIVALVGPSGSGKSTLLGLVAGMHAPSAGHILIGGQPLDSIAQPDLRRTVGLLGQRTELFRDSIAGNLRLASPDADDAVLWDALRRAGLEPAVRRLPLGLETVLGDEGSGLSGGERRRLALARLILTDPAIWLLDEPTEGLDRPMAAAVLDDILAAAAGRIVLLATHRPEEAAKAGRLLRLDMAS from the coding sequence GTGAGGGCGCTGCGCGCGATATTGGGGTTGTTCTGGCGCAAGGACCGGCTGTGGTTCTTGATCGGCCTCGCGCTGGCCATCGTCAGCCTTGTCGCCGGTATCGGCCTGCTGGCGCTGGCCGGCTGGTTCATCGCCGCCACCGCGCTGGCCGGGGCGGCGGGGCTGGGCCTCGCCTTCAACTTCTTCAGCCCCAGCGCCGGCATCCGCTTTCTCGCCATCCTGCGCACCGCCGGGCGCTATGGCGAGCGGCTGGCGACGCATGAGGCGACACTCCGCTTCCTGGCGAATTTGCGGGTGACCGTGTTTGCCAATCTCCTGTCACGGGACTTTGCCCAGCTGGCGCAGATACGGGGTGGCGATTTCCTGCAGCGGCTGACCGGCGATATCGACCTGCTGGACGCGCTTTATCTGCGCCTGGCCGTGCCGCTGCTGACCGCGCTGACAGTTATTGTCGCCTTGGTCGGGCTGCTGCTGATATTCGATCCTTGGCTGGCGCTGGGGGGCGGGGCGCTGCTCGGCCTGGCCGGCATCCTGTTGCCTGCGCTGCAGGGCTATGCGACCCGGCGTGCCGCGCGCCGTCTGAACGCGGGCGAGCGGGCCTTGCGCCTGCGCACGGTCGATCTGTCGCGCGGACAGGTGGAGCTGGCGATGGCTGGCAGGCTGGCGGCGCAGCGGGACGGCATCGCCAAAGCGCACGCCATGGCCGAATCGGCCGCGCTGGATATCAGCCGGCGGGAGAGTCTGGCGGGGGCCAGCCTGTTCGTCGCCGGGCAGTCGGCGCTGGCCTTCGCCCTGTGGCGCGGTGCCGTGCTGCTGCGCGATGGCGTGATAGATGGCGCGCTGCTGGCGATGATCCTGCTGCTGGTGCTGGGCGCGACGGAGGCACTCGGCCTGTTGCGGCGCGGCCTGCTCGAACTGGGGCGTACCATCCTGGCGGCCCGGCGCGTCGGACCCTATACGAAGGAGGGTGACCAGCAGCCGGTATCTTCCGGCTTGGTGCCGGAGGGGCCGCTGCGGCTGGAGGGGCTGGCGTTCCGCTACGCGCCCGACCGCCGCCCGGTGCTGGAGGGTATCACCGCGGACATCAACCCTGGCGAGATCGTGGCGCTGGTTGGCCCCAGCGGGTCGGGGAAATCGACGCTGCTGGGGCTGGTCGCCGGCATGCATGCGCCAAGTGCAGGACACATCCTGATCGGCGGGCAGCCGCTCGACAGCATCGCGCAACCGGATTTACGGCGGACGGTCGGGCTTCTGGGACAGCGCACCGAGCTGTTCCGCGATTCCATCGCCGGCAATCTGCGCCTTGCCAGCCCCGATGCCGACGATGCGGTACTTTGGGATGCGCTGCGCCGCGCCGGGCTGGAACCGGCCGTGCGGCGCCTGCCGCTGGGGCTGGAAACTGTGCTGGGGGATGAGGGCAGCGGCCTGTCAGGCGGCGAGCGGCGCCGGCTGGCGCTGGCCCGGCTGATCCTCACGGACCCGGCGATCTGGCTGCTGGACGAGCCGACGGAAGGGCTGGACCGGCCGATGGCGGCTGCCGTCCTGGACGATATTCTCGCTGCGGCGGCCGGCAGGATCGTGCTGCTGGCAACCCACCGCCCGGAAGAGGCGGCCAAAGCCGGTCGTCTCCTGCGCCTCGATATGGCAAGCTGA
- the cydB gene encoding cytochrome d ubiquinol oxidase subunit II, protein MILHEFIDYDTLKLIWWVLLGVLLIGFAVTDGFDMGVGTLLPFAARTDMERRIAINTIAPVWEGNQVWFILGGGAIFAAWPPLYAVSFSGFYIAMFLILAALILRPVGFKYRSKRDDPRWREMWDWALFIGGFVPALVFGVAVGNVLQGVPFRLSDELRPFYEGGFFGLLNPFALLCGVLSVAMLVMHGGAWLGLKATGMVARRARDYGVLAAAAVIVLFALGGVWIWLGIDGYRITAGITPDMASNPLRKEVAVEPGLWFANYAIYPWMLIAPAMGFLGALGALLGLLRGREISTFLFSKLSVVGIISTVGLSMFPFILPSSIDPRSSLTVWDSGSSHSTLFNMLVATAIFLPLILAYTSWVYKVLWGKVTAKDIEDSQDTAY, encoded by the coding sequence ATGATCCTTCACGAATTCATCGACTATGACACGCTGAAGCTGATCTGGTGGGTACTGCTGGGCGTGCTGTTGATCGGCTTCGCCGTTACCGACGGTTTCGACATGGGGGTGGGCACGCTGCTGCCCTTCGCTGCGCGGACCGATATGGAGCGGCGTATCGCGATCAACACCATTGCCCCGGTGTGGGAAGGCAATCAGGTGTGGTTCATCCTGGGGGGCGGGGCGATCTTCGCCGCCTGGCCACCGCTCTATGCCGTCAGCTTCTCCGGCTTCTACATTGCCATGTTCCTGATCCTGGCGGCGCTGATCCTGCGGCCGGTCGGCTTCAAATACCGCTCCAAGCGGGACGACCCGCGCTGGCGGGAGATGTGGGACTGGGCGCTGTTCATCGGCGGCTTCGTGCCGGCGCTGGTGTTCGGTGTGGCCGTCGGCAATGTGCTGCAGGGCGTGCCTTTCCGGCTGAGCGACGAGCTGCGGCCGTTCTATGAGGGCGGCTTCTTCGGCCTGCTGAACCCGTTTGCGCTGCTGTGCGGCGTGCTCAGCGTCGCGATGCTGGTGATGCATGGCGGTGCCTGGCTGGGGCTGAAAGCCACGGGCATGGTCGCCCGGCGGGCACGCGACTATGGCGTGCTGGCGGCGGCGGCGGTGATCGTGCTGTTCGCGCTGGGCGGTGTGTGGATATGGCTCGGCATCGACGGCTACCGCATCACAGCCGGCATCACGCCGGACATGGCAAGCAACCCGCTGCGCAAGGAAGTGGCGGTGGAGCCAGGCCTGTGGTTTGCCAATTACGCCATCTATCCCTGGATGCTGATCGCCCCGGCGATGGGCTTCCTTGGGGCGCTGGGCGCCTTGCTGGGCCTGCTGCGCGGGCGGGAAATCTCGACCTTCCTGTTCTCGAAGCTCAGCGTGGTCGGGATCATCTCGACGGTCGGCCTGTCGATGTTTCCGTTCATCCTGCCAAGCTCCATCGATCCGCGCTCCAGCCTGACGGTCTGGGATTCGGGGTCGAGCCATTCCACCCTGTTCAACATGCTGGTGGCGACGGCGATCTTCCTGCCGCTGATCCTGGCCTATACCAGCTGGGTGTACAAAGTGCTGTGGGGCAAGGTGACCGCCAAGGACATCGAGGACAGCCAGGATACGGCTTACTGA
- a CDS encoding cytochrome ubiquinol oxidase subunit I, translated as MELDIVALSRLQFAMTAMYHFLFVPLTIGLSILLAIMETVYVMTDRPIWRQMTKFWGTLFGINFVLGVATGITMEFQFGMNWSYFSHYVGDVFGAPLAIEGLMAFFLEATFVGLFFFGWEKLSKRQHLMSTWAVAIGSNFSALWILIANGWMQNPVGAAFNPETMRMEIVSFYEVLFNEVAQAKFVHTVSAGYVTASIFVLGVSALYLLQGRHVALARRSMAVAASFGLASALSVVVLGDESGYAATQHQRMKLAAMEGMWRTEPAPAGFTIIGFPDQEARETHYAIHVPYVLGLISTRSLTREVPGIEELVQESERRVRSGILAYTALNEIRSNPPGETHPAIAAQFEENGRNLGYAYLLKRYVDDPAAATPEQIEQAAWDTVPAVFPLFWSFRIMVGLGFFFILLTATFFYLATKHQLERRRWLLWVAVYSIPLPWVAAELGWFVAEYGRQPWVIEGMLPTAYAVSQLGIGQVLFTLAGFVLFYSVLAVVEVMLLVKYIRKGPQPDGPLDAEGMQRRPTLSPVPAPAE; from the coding sequence ATGGAACTTGATATCGTTGCGCTGTCTCGCCTGCAGTTCGCCATGACAGCGATGTACCATTTCCTGTTCGTCCCGCTGACGATCGGTCTGTCGATCCTCCTCGCCATCATGGAAACCGTTTATGTCATGACGGACCGGCCAATCTGGCGGCAGATGACGAAGTTCTGGGGCACCCTGTTCGGCATCAATTTCGTGCTCGGCGTGGCAACCGGTATCACCATGGAGTTTCAGTTCGGTATGAACTGGAGCTATTTCAGCCATTATGTCGGCGATGTGTTCGGCGCCCCGCTGGCTATCGAAGGGCTGATGGCCTTCTTCCTGGAGGCGACCTTCGTCGGGCTATTCTTCTTCGGCTGGGAGAAGCTGTCGAAGCGCCAGCATCTGATGTCCACCTGGGCGGTCGCCATCGGCTCTAACTTCTCGGCGCTGTGGATTCTGATCGCCAATGGCTGGATGCAGAATCCGGTGGGTGCTGCCTTCAATCCGGAGACCATGCGGATGGAGATCGTCAGCTTCTACGAGGTGCTGTTCAACGAGGTGGCGCAGGCGAAGTTCGTGCACACCGTCTCCGCCGGCTATGTCACCGCCTCGATATTTGTGCTGGGCGTCAGCGCGCTCTATTTGCTGCAGGGCCGGCATGTCGCACTTGCCAGGCGGTCGATGGCGGTGGCGGCCAGCTTCGGCCTAGCCTCGGCGCTGAGTGTCGTGGTGCTGGGCGATGAGAGCGGCTATGCCGCCACCCAGCACCAGCGCATGAAGCTGGCTGCGATGGAAGGGATGTGGCGGACCGAGCCGGCGCCGGCGGGGTTCACCATCATCGGCTTCCCGGACCAGGAAGCGCGCGAAACGCATTACGCGATCCATGTGCCCTATGTGCTGGGCCTGATCTCCACCCGGTCGCTCACCCGCGAGGTGCCGGGCATCGAGGAGCTGGTGCAGGAATCCGAACGCCGCGTGCGCAGCGGCATCCTGGCCTATACCGCGCTGAACGAGATCCGCAGCAATCCGCCGGGCGAGACACATCCGGCGATTGCCGCGCAGTTTGAGGAGAATGGTCGTAATCTCGGCTATGCCTATCTGCTGAAACGCTATGTCGATGACCCGGCGGCGGCGACACCGGAACAGATCGAACAGGCCGCCTGGGATACGGTGCCGGCGGTGTTCCCGCTGTTCTGGTCGTTCCGCATCATGGTCGGGCTGGGTTTCTTCTTCATCCTGCTGACGGCGACCTTCTTCTATCTCGCCACCAAGCATCAGCTGGAAAGACGCCGCTGGCTGCTGTGGGTCGCGGTCTATTCGATACCCTTGCCCTGGGTCGCCGCCGAGCTTGGCTGGTTCGTCGCCGAATATGGCCGCCAGCCCTGGGTGATCGAGGGCATGCTGCCGACCGCCTATGCGGTCTCGCAGCTCGGCATCGGGCAGGTACTGTTCACGCTGGCAGGGTTCGTCCTGTTCTATTCCGTGCTCGCGGTGGTCGAGGTGATGCTGCTGGTGAAGTACATCCGCAAAGGACCGCAGCCTGACGGCCCGCTGGATGCCGAGGGCATGCAGCGCCGCCCCACACTCTCTCCCGTTCCGGCACCGGCGGAGTAA